One stretch of Toxoplasma gondii ME49 chromosome XI, whole genome shotgun sequence DNA includes these proteins:
- a CDS encoding hypothetical protein (encoded by transcript TGME49_313160), with protein sequence MNGCSKRKSHRLLKPVFELQQSFPKIQHWQGAEILHRLKQKEKDAAVIHPCIDTWGDYAQCLRRYPATSAARCRVESDRHTRCLQQHGRWKPSDSLEALKLLEMFKVFNETARFKYPPPPVHSLVRGCAFPFSDPPKK encoded by the exons ATGAACGGCTGCAGCAAAAGAAAATCCCACCGCCTGCTGAAGCCGGTGTTTGAACTGCAGCAATCGTTTCCGAAAATCCAGCACTGGCAAGGAGCAGAGATTCTCCATCGTCTCAagcaaaaggagaaggacgctGCCGTCATCCACCCGTGCATAGACACTTG GGGCGACTACGCGCAGTGCCTCAGGCGCTATCCTGCAACGTCAGCAGCGAGATGCCGAGTGGAGAGTGACAGGCACACGCGTTGTCTTCAACAGCATGGGAGGTGGAAGCCTTCAGACAGTCTAGAGGCCCTGAAGCTTCTTGAAAT GTTCAAAGTGTTCAATGAAACTGCCAGATTCAAGTATCCGCCTCCTCCTGTGCATTCTTTAGTCAGAG GGTGCGCGTTCCCTTTCTCCGATCCGCCAAAGAAGTAG
- a CDS encoding DUF89/Fructose bisphosphatase (encoded by transcript TGME49_313150): protein MSPDTFREPPFLLTFLEPQNLVKMTWTPKNVDSARASCAADEKTRLLAQYKDMQALRRCRQSSTVLPPVTLSDEPGTWSYDTMNSRLRNDILKRTFAENKEFLETHPECLRRLQALDAEMAKSLTSPLQYLPENEDSEKEARGNNAYAVDVESADVRFWNSSILANWVEVGATWATAPWLIAELFFYRRIAYAFRHFTTRYDPFEKQKLAGLRGCAPMLTRFGESLGRMHGAAGSASNDPLVFKAGLRSAVLGALQGNAADLSLWPCSHQEAEDEIGPETSASSTMGEDQEDASRLLCDDFEAFFKDVQTLVASGVSAETRDGDTRHRTAFIFVDNAGSEVLADMWLACVLLEYDVVDKVVFYVKQYPIFVSDAMPKDFELTYDWIQRQATPERPSVVALADLWRSYVESGKWEVKAHTYFCMPFEYSDMPSKLFEELRDSAAVVISKGDANYRHILGDRAWSFQTPFSEVAQYMPCPLLALRKLKGTIACGIPAEKEKYAQETDKCWMVNGKWGVIHYYTPHQQTGTATSKHDKSNCTAAIKSAAPV, encoded by the exons ATGAGTCCAGACACGTTTCGAGAACCCCCATTTCTCTTAACGTTTCTGGAACCTCAAAACCTCGTCAAAATGACGTGGACTCCTAAGAACGTCGACTCGGCGCGAGCGTCCTGCGCGGCTGATGAAAAAACACGCCTTCTGGCCCAATACAAAGACATGCAAGCTCTCCGTCGATGCCGCCAGTCGAGCaccgttcttcctcctgtcaCTCTCTCCGACGAACCGGGGACTTGG TCATATGACACCATGAACTCGCGTCTGCGGAACGACATCCTGAAGCGCACGTTTGCCGAGAACAAAGAGTTTCTCGAAACCCACCCGGAATGTTTACGGCGCCTGCAAGCCCTCGATGCCGAAATGGCCAAATCGCTCACATCGCCGCTCCAGTATCTACCTGAAAACGAAGAttcggagaaagaagcgagagggaaTAATGCGTACGCTGTGGACGTGGAGTCCGCAGATGTTCGGTTCTGGAACAGTTCCATTCTGGCGAACTGGGTTGAAGTAGGCGCGACATGGGCGACCGCTCCGTGGCTAATAGCGGAGTTGTTTTTTTATCGACGAATTGCCTACGCTTTTCGCCACTTCACAACTCGTTATGATCCGTTTGAGAAACAGAAGCTTGCTGGCCTCCGAGGATGTGCGCCGATGCTGACTCGGTTTGGGGAGTCCCTaggacgcatgcacggagCAGCAGGCTCCGCGTCGAACGACCCGCTAGTGTTCAAGGCTGGCCTACGAAGTGCCGTTCTTGGCGCTCTTCAGGGCAACGCTGCTGATCTGAGTCTCTGGCCTTGCAGCCAtcaggaggcagaagatgAGATCGGCCCAGAAACGTCCGCCTCGTCCACGATGGGTGAGGATCAGGAGGACGCCTCCCGCTTGCTCTGCGACGACTTCGAGGCCTTCTTCAAGGACGTGCAGACTCTGGTCGCTTCTGGAGTCtcagcagagacacgcgacggagacacccgccACCGCACCGCGTTCATCTTCGTGGACAATGCGGGATCCGAAGTCCTCGCTGATATGtggcttgcatgcgttctcttGGAATACGACGTTGTCGACAAAGTCGTCTTCTATGTCAAGCAGTACCCGATCTTTGTGAGTGACGCGATGCCAAAGGACTTTGAGCTCACCTACGACTGGATCCAGCGACAAGCCACCCCCGAG AGACCCTCTGTTGTTGCGCTGGCAGATCTATGGCGGTCGTACGTGGAAAGTGGCAAGTGGGAGGTGAAGGCACACACTTATTTCTGCATGCCGTTCGAGTACTCGGACATGCCAAGCAAGCTTTTCGAGGAGTTGCGCGACAGTGCCGCGGTTGTCATCAGCAAGGGCGACGCCAACTACCGTCACATTCTTG GCGACCGTGCTTGGTCATTCCAGACTCCGTTTTCCGAGGTGGCCCAGTACATGCCCTGCCCGCTGTTGGCTCTCCGTAAATTAAAGGGGACTATCGC GTGCGGCATTccagcagaaaaggaaaaataTGCCCAGGAAACAGACAAATGTTGGATGGTTAATGGGAA ATGGGGCGTAATCCACTACTACACTCCTCATCAACAAACAGGAACGGCGACATCAAAGCATGATAAGTCAAATTGTACTGCTGCGATAAAAAGCGCAGCTCCCGTTTGA